TAGTTCGTGAATCAACTCCACTTTATATGGTTGATCAGCCATGGCTTCGAGTGCCTCAGCTCGGGGCAGTGTGTATGCTGTAAAAGCATGGCGTTCTTTGATGATTTTTTTCATCTCAGCCTCAATCGCTTTTAAATCTTCTTGCTTGATGTGTGTATCGAGGTCGAAATCGTAGTAGAAACCATTGTCGATGGCAGGGCCGATGGCTAATTTTGCGTTTGGGTACAAACGCGTTACCGCGGCTGCCATGACATGGGAAACACTATGGCGCAGGGTTTGCAAGTCAAATGTGGGTGCTTGGCTCATTGTTTTATCCTCCGCGTTTAATCTGCTGAATAGTATAGCAGATTGCGCGGATAATTGCAAATAAAAAGCAAGGCGGGGGACAAACCCCGCCTTGCTGTGACGTTGCGGTTGTTTTTACTGCGAACGGCAAGAGCAGAGACTCTGCGTTGGTTAGGTATAGTCTGACGGATTTTCACAACGCCATTCGCAGAATTCCAAGGTAAAGCCGTTTAGGTCTTCGACGTTAAAAGCGTCTGTCCCCCAGTTGTTGTGGCGGATTTTGGTGATTTTGCTCCAACCGCGCTTGATGATTGAGGTGTGCAATTCTGCCAGACCGCTGACAAAGATAAATGCGCCGCAACGAATTGGCACATCGTTGCTTTGGCTTTGGCGGAGGTGGAAGCCTTTGAAGTTTTGGTACGGCGAGTTGAGGTCGTCGTGGGCTTGCGGGCAGATGGTGGCGTGGCAGTACTTTTCGATGCCGTCCTCGTCGGTACCGTAACCCCAGTTGAGATATTTTTTGTACCAATGGCAGGTGTCGAGTAGCGATGGGACGTACAAGATTGGCTCTACGCTGTCGATGTAGCCGCCCATGTTTTGTAGTGCGGCGATGTCTTTGGCCAGCGGGCTGTTGCTGATTGAGCGCCATGCTTTATAGTCCTTGCCGCTTAGTCGGTAGACGGTGGCATCGTCGCAGCAGGCGAGGATTTTGACGAGTTCGTCGTAGGATACGCTGCCGTTGCAGGCGACTAAGAAATCCTTGCCGGTGTCAATGTCGGCAAGCTCGGCGAGCATGCTTTCGGTGAATTTTACGTTATCTTTGGCGCATTGCAAGAGTTGTTTTTGTGCGTTGAGTGACAGGCAGGGGATTGTTTTTGAGCCGATGTCACATAGGTTGATGGTTGACATAATGTTTTTTCTCCTTTTTGATTGTAGTGTGGGTGATGGTGTGCTTAACAGGCGTTTCAAGGCTTGGCGGGCTTCGTAGAGCCGGCTTTTGACGGTGGCGGTGCTGATGTCTAGTGCCACTGACAATTCCTGCATGGTGTAACCGCCGAAGTATTTGAGGAGTACGACTTGGCGCTGGGCTTGGGATAGTTGCTCGATGGCGGCATAGAGTGTGGCGTGGCTTGTCGGTTGGGGTTGGTTTGGGTGTGTGGTTTGTTGCTTTGCAGCCTGTCGGAAGTGCTGTTTGATTTCGTTATTGCAGATGACGAATAGCCACGGGGCGGCGGATTCCGGCTTTTGGAGTGAGCCGTAGCGCAGGAAGGCTTTGAAAAAGGTGTTTTGCGCGATGTCGGCGGCATCGTGGTCATTGCCGACTTGTTTTAAGGTGTGGTAGAAGACTTTGGCGTAGTTGGTGTTGACCAGGTCTTGAAATTCCTGCATTGTTTTCCCTCCTCTCGTAATATAGACGCGAAGACAGGTTAAAAGTTGGGTGCCGTCATTGACATTTATCGCCGGAAGTGATAGATTGAGTATAGCACAAGTAAAAGGAGAACACCATGCTCGACACACTACGCGGCATTGAAGAGAAATACAACGTCATTGAAACACAGCTCGCCGACCCTGAGGTGTATGCCGACCCACAGGCGATGGGCAAGTTGCTCAAAGAGCAGAAGGCACTCATGCCGTTGATGGAGGCTTATAAAGAGTATGCGGCGGCGTTGCAGACTGTCGAGGAATCGATGGAAATCCTTAACGCGGGCGGCGATGTGGAGCTGCGGGAGTTGGCGCAGGAGGAGTTGGACGCGGCGAGAGCGGTCATTCCCGATCTTGAAGAGCGCATGAAAATTCTGTTATTGCCCGTTGACCCAAATGATGAAAAGAATGTCGTAATGGAAGTTCGTGCCGGTGTTGGTGGCGAGGAGTCGGCGTTGTTTGCGTCGGCGTTGTATCGTATGTATACCATGTTTGCCGAGAGCAATCGATGGAAAGTGGAAAATTTGAGCGTAAACGACACTGAATTGGGTGGAATTAAAGAAATTTCGTTTCTGATTTCGGGAAACGGCGCCTATTCACGTTTGAAATACGAGAGCGGCGTACATCGCGTGCAACGTGTGCCGGACACCGAAACGCAGGGGCGTATTCACACATCGGCTGCAACTGTTGCCGTATTGCCAGAAGCCGAAGATGTCGATATTGAAATCAACCCTGCCGACTTGCAAATTGAAACCATGCGCGCCAGCGGCGCGGGCGGACAACACGTCAATAAGACCGATTCGGCCATTCGGATGTTGCATATTCCGAGCGGGTTGGTCGTTGAGTGTCAAGACGAGCGCAGCCAGCACAAGAACAAAGACCGCGCCTTGAAAATTCTAAAAACGCGCTTACTCGACATGGAACGTCAAAAGCAAACCGATGAAATTGCGGCGGCACGCAAAGGG
This window of the Oscillospiraceae bacterium genome carries:
- a CDS encoding sigma-70 family RNA polymerase sigma factor; translation: MQEFQDLVNTNYAKVFYHTLKQVGNDHDAADIAQNTFFKAFLRYGSLQKPESAAPWLFVICNNEIKQHFRQAAKQQTTHPNQPQPTSHATLYAAIEQLSQAQRQVVLLKYFGGYTMQELSVALDISTATVKSRLYEARQALKRLLSTPSPTLQSKRRKNIMSTINLCDIGSKTIPCLSLNAQKQLLQCAKDNVKFTESMLAELADIDTGKDFLVACNGSVSYDELVKILACCDDATVYRLSGKDYKAWRSISNSPLAKDIAALQNMGGYIDSVEPILYVPSLLDTCHWYKKYLNWGYGTDEDGIEKYCHATICPQAHDDLNSPYQNFKGFHLRQSQSNDVPIRCGAFIFVSGLAELHTSIIKRGWSKITKIRHNNWGTDAFNVEDLNGFTLEFCEWRCENPSDYT
- the prfA gene encoding peptide chain release factor 1; this translates as MLDTLRGIEEKYNVIETQLADPEVYADPQAMGKLLKEQKALMPLMEAYKEYAAALQTVEESMEILNAGGDVELRELAQEELDAARAVIPDLEERMKILLLPVDPNDEKNVVMEVRAGVGGEESALFASALYRMYTMFAESNRWKVENLSVNDTELGGIKEISFLISGNGAYSRLKYESGVHRVQRVPDTETQGRIHTSAATVAVLPEAEDVDIEINPADLQIETMRASGAGGQHVNKTDSAIRMLHIPSGLVVECQDERSQHKNKDRALKILKTRLLDMERQKQTDEIAAARKGQVGSGDRSERIRTYNFPQSRVTDHRINLTLYKIDAIMNGELNEVVDALTTADQAEKLKGEE